One segment of Enterobacter ludwigii DNA contains the following:
- the paaX gene encoding phenylacetic acid degradation operon negative regulatory protein PaaX: MNHMNKLDAFIQHAVSSVPVSGTSLISSLYGDALSHRGGEIWLGSLAALLEGMGFGERFVRTALFRLNKEGWLDVSRIGRRSFYRLSDKGLRLTRRAESKIYRAELPAWDGKWLLLLSEGLDKTTLADVKKQLIWQGFGTLAPSLMASPSQHLADVQSLLHEAGVAENVIFFEAHSPLALSRAALRARVEECWQLTEQNAMYETFIHSFRPLLPLLKEAAPDELTPERCFQIQLLLIHFYRRVVLKDPLLPEELLPAHWAGQSARQLCINIYQRVAPGALAFVSEKGETSVGELPVPGTLYYQRFGGLTIV; encoded by the coding sequence ATGAATCACATGAATAAACTCGATGCCTTTATCCAGCACGCGGTTAGCTCGGTTCCCGTTAGCGGAACGTCGCTTATCTCCTCATTATACGGTGACGCGCTTTCACATCGCGGCGGCGAGATTTGGCTTGGCAGCCTCGCCGCCTTACTGGAAGGGATGGGGTTTGGCGAGCGCTTTGTGCGCACTGCGCTGTTTCGACTTAACAAAGAGGGCTGGCTGGATGTGTCGCGCATCGGACGACGCAGCTTTTACCGGCTGAGCGACAAGGGGCTGCGTTTGACCCGTCGCGCGGAGAGTAAAATCTACCGCGCAGAACTCCCGGCATGGGACGGTAAGTGGCTGTTGCTGCTCTCGGAAGGCCTGGATAAAACCACCCTTGCTGACGTCAAAAAGCAGCTGATCTGGCAGGGTTTTGGCACCCTGGCTCCCAGCCTGATGGCCTCCCCGTCGCAGCATCTGGCGGATGTGCAGTCGCTTTTACACGAGGCAGGCGTGGCGGAAAACGTCATCTTCTTCGAGGCCCATTCGCCGCTGGCGCTGTCCCGCGCGGCGCTGCGTGCCCGGGTCGAGGAGTGCTGGCAGTTGACCGAACAGAACGCGATGTACGAGACGTTTATCCACTCGTTCCGTCCTCTTCTGCCGCTGCTGAAAGAGGCCGCGCCGGACGAATTAACGCCGGAACGCTGCTTCCAGATCCAGCTGTTGCTGATCCATTTTTACCGTCGCGTGGTGCTGAAAGACCCGCTGTTGCCGGAAGAGTTATTGCCTGCACACTGGGCCGGACAAAGTGCGCGACAGCTGTGCATTAATATTTATCAGCGTGTGGCACCAGGGGCGCTGGCGTTTGTCAGCGAGAAAGGTGAAACCTCCGTCGGCGAACTGCCTGTGCCCGGCACGCTCTACTATCAACGCTTTGGTGGTCTTACTATCGTATAA
- a CDS encoding LysR family transcriptional regulator: MKNLHALTIFARVAEMQSFTQAAESLGIKKGRVSTVVRELEHDLGTTLLHRTTRAVQLTEDGRAFYSRARDLLADAEDLQSMFAPGGMSLRGRLRVDMPAVLAQSVVIPALPQLLDAHPELEIELSSTDRRVDLVQEGFDCVIRFGPIVDETLIARPLGQLRMINAASPRYLERVGVPETIDDLLRQGHRMVHYMRNFGARPDGWQYPDGDGYRSVMLPGAARVNSVPAYHEAGLAGLGLIQGGYSALAPHIQRGALVEVLPHLPPEPLNAAFVVAHRRNLSQRVRAFMHWTEAILKPYFD, from the coding sequence ATGAAAAACCTGCATGCACTGACTATTTTTGCGCGCGTCGCAGAAATGCAGAGCTTTACTCAGGCGGCGGAGAGCCTGGGCATTAAGAAAGGCCGCGTTTCAACGGTCGTACGTGAGCTTGAACATGACCTCGGGACGACGCTGTTGCACCGGACTACCCGCGCGGTACAGCTGACCGAAGACGGTCGGGCTTTTTATTCCCGCGCCCGGGATTTGTTAGCAGATGCTGAAGATCTGCAGTCCATGTTTGCGCCTGGCGGCATGTCACTGCGGGGACGTTTACGCGTCGATATGCCAGCAGTGTTGGCCCAAAGCGTAGTGATTCCCGCCCTGCCACAACTGCTGGACGCGCATCCTGAACTTGAAATAGAACTTTCAAGCACAGACCGGCGAGTCGATCTGGTTCAGGAAGGCTTTGACTGCGTCATTCGTTTTGGGCCCATTGTTGATGAGACCCTCATTGCCCGACCGCTGGGTCAGTTACGGATGATTAACGCCGCCAGCCCACGCTATCTGGAGCGCGTCGGGGTGCCCGAGACGATCGACGACCTGCTTCGTCAGGGACACCGAATGGTGCATTACATGCGAAATTTTGGTGCGAGGCCAGATGGCTGGCAGTACCCGGACGGTGATGGCTACCGGTCCGTCATGTTACCCGGCGCCGCGCGGGTCAACAGCGTACCGGCCTATCATGAAGCCGGGCTGGCGGGTCTGGGCTTAATTCAGGGCGGGTATTCCGCGCTGGCGCCCCATATCCAGCGCGGCGCGCTGGTTGAAGTGCTTCCCCATTTGCCTCCTGAACCGCTTAATGCCGCTTTTGTGGTCGCCCATCGGCGTAATTTATCGCAGCGTGTCAGAGCTTTTATGCACTGGACGGAAGCCATTTTAAAACCGTACTTTGATTAA
- the paaK gene encoding phenylacetate--CoA ligase PaaK, protein MTNTTKLDPIETASIDELQALQTERLKWTLHHAYNNVPMYKRKFDAAGVHPDDFKTLEDIRKFPCTTKQDLRDNYPFDTFAVPMEQVVRIHASSGTTGKPTVVGYTQHDIDNWANLVARSLRAAGGSAKDKIHVAYGYGLFTGGLGAHYGAERLGATVIPMSGGQTEKQAQLIRDFQPDMIMVTPSYCLNLIEELERQMGGDASACSLRVGVFGAEPWTQAMRREIEKRLGITALDIYGLSEVMGPGVAMECIETADGPTIWEDHFYPEIVNPNDGTPLNDGEQGELLFTTLTKEALPVIRYRTRDLTRLLPGTARTMRRMDRISGRSDDMLIIRGVNVFPSQLEEEIVKFEHLSPHYQLEVNRRGHLDSLSVKVELKESSLTLTHEQRCQVCHQLRHRIKSMVGISTDVMIVNCGSIPRSEGKACRVFDLRKVAANG, encoded by the coding sequence ATGACAAATACAACAAAGCTTGATCCGATCGAAACGGCCTCCATTGACGAATTACAGGCGCTGCAAACCGAGCGTCTGAAATGGACGCTGCATCACGCCTATAACAACGTTCCGATGTACAAACGCAAGTTTGACGCCGCGGGCGTTCACCCTGACGATTTTAAAACGCTGGAAGATATCCGTAAGTTCCCGTGCACCACCAAGCAGGACCTGCGTGATAACTATCCGTTCGATACCTTTGCCGTACCGATGGAGCAGGTGGTGCGTATTCATGCCTCTTCCGGCACCACCGGAAAGCCGACCGTCGTCGGTTATACCCAACATGACATCGACAACTGGGCCAACCTGGTGGCCCGTTCTCTGCGCGCCGCGGGCGGCAGTGCGAAAGACAAAATTCACGTGGCCTATGGGTATGGCCTTTTTACCGGTGGGCTGGGGGCGCACTATGGCGCAGAGCGTTTAGGGGCGACCGTTATCCCGATGTCCGGCGGCCAGACGGAGAAACAGGCGCAGCTGATCCGCGATTTCCAGCCGGATATGATCATGGTGACGCCATCCTACTGCCTTAATCTGATCGAAGAGCTGGAACGTCAGATGGGAGGCGATGCCAGCGCCTGCTCCCTGCGTGTGGGGGTGTTTGGCGCAGAGCCGTGGACGCAGGCCATGCGCCGCGAAATCGAGAAACGTCTGGGGATCACCGCGCTGGATATCTATGGGCTTTCCGAGGTCATGGGGCCAGGCGTGGCGATGGAGTGTATCGAAACCGCCGACGGTCCGACCATCTGGGAAGATCACTTCTATCCGGAGATCGTTAACCCGAACGACGGCACGCCGCTTAATGATGGCGAGCAGGGCGAACTGCTGTTCACCACGCTGACCAAGGAGGCGCTGCCGGTGATTCGTTATCGCACCCGCGACCTGACGCGCCTGCTTCCTGGGACCGCCCGCACCATGCGTCGTATGGACAGGATCAGCGGTCGCAGTGACGATATGCTCATCATCCGCGGCGTCAACGTCTTCCCGTCCCAGCTGGAAGAGGAGATTGTGAAGTTCGAACACCTCTCCCCGCACTACCAGCTGGAGGTCAACCGCCGCGGCCATCTTGATTCACTTTCCGTGAAGGTGGAGCTCAAAGAGAGCAGCTTAACGCTGACCCACGAGCAGCGCTGCCAGGTGTGCCATCAGCTGCGCCATCGGATTAAATCGATGGTCGGGATCTCCACCGACGTGATGATTGTCAACTGCGGCAGTATCCCGCGCTCAGAGGGCAAAGCCTGTCGGGTGTTTGATTTGCGTAAAGTTGCGGCTAACGGTTAA
- the paaH gene encoding 3-hydroxyacyl-CoA dehydrogenase PaaH: MAITVRTVAVIGSGTMGAGIAEVAASHGHQVLMYDIASDAISRAIDGIRQRLASRVTRGKLSADAGSQILARLLPVTDIEALAAADLVIEAASERIDVKKALFAQLAQICPPQTLLTSNTSSISVTAIAADVHHPERVAGLHFFNPAPVMKLVEVVSGLATSPEVADALCELALNWGKQPVRCQSTPGFIVNRVARPFYSEAWRALEEQVASPEVIDAALRDGGGFPMGPLELTDMIGQDVNFAVTCSVFNAFWQERRFLPSLVQQELVLAGRLGKKSGKGVYDWHGEKPSVPWLDAVNDSFTPMRVQRRGDGVTEIDELLLIETQGETAQALARRFHCPVVVIDRIERDVAVIAAASDNPHTATQKAVWYLQQQGHRVLRIADYPGLLVWRTVSMIANEALDALQKGVASEKDIDTAMRLGVNYPNGPIAWGERLGWQRLLTLLENLQRHYGEERYRPCSLLRQRALLESSYES, encoded by the coding sequence ATGGCGATCACGGTTCGTACTGTCGCCGTCATTGGAAGCGGCACGATGGGCGCGGGAATTGCGGAGGTCGCGGCGAGTCATGGGCATCAGGTTCTGATGTATGACATTGCTTCAGACGCGATTTCACGCGCGATTGACGGGATCCGCCAGCGTCTCGCCTCCCGGGTGACTCGCGGAAAACTTTCCGCCGATGCTGGCAGCCAGATTCTTGCCAGGCTGTTGCCGGTAACGGATATCGAAGCGCTCGCCGCGGCAGATCTGGTGATTGAAGCCGCGTCTGAGCGTATCGACGTCAAAAAAGCGCTGTTTGCGCAACTGGCTCAGATTTGCCCGCCGCAGACCTTGCTGACCAGCAATACCTCCTCCATTTCTGTTACGGCGATTGCGGCGGATGTTCACCATCCGGAGCGCGTCGCGGGGCTGCATTTCTTTAATCCCGCACCGGTCATGAAGCTGGTCGAGGTGGTGAGCGGGCTGGCGACATCGCCCGAAGTGGCCGATGCGCTGTGCGAGCTGGCGCTGAACTGGGGGAAACAGCCCGTTCGCTGTCAGTCAACGCCAGGGTTCATCGTCAACCGCGTTGCGCGTCCGTTCTATTCTGAAGCCTGGCGCGCCCTGGAAGAGCAGGTCGCCTCGCCAGAAGTGATTGATGCCGCCCTGCGCGACGGCGGCGGTTTCCCGATGGGACCGCTGGAGTTGACCGACATGATTGGTCAGGACGTCAACTTTGCGGTGACCTGTTCCGTATTCAATGCCTTCTGGCAGGAACGTCGTTTCCTGCCGTCGCTGGTGCAGCAGGAACTGGTGCTGGCGGGGCGGCTGGGCAAAAAAAGCGGGAAGGGCGTTTACGACTGGCACGGTGAGAAACCGTCTGTGCCGTGGCTTGACGCAGTAAACGACAGCTTTACACCCATGCGCGTGCAGCGAAGAGGTGACGGTGTCACGGAAATAGATGAGCTCCTGTTGATTGAAACCCAGGGGGAGACCGCTCAGGCGCTGGCCCGGCGTTTTCACTGTCCGGTCGTGGTGATTGACCGCATCGAACGCGACGTGGCGGTGATCGCAGCCGCATCGGATAACCCGCATACCGCCACGCAAAAAGCCGTCTGGTACCTGCAGCAGCAGGGACACCGGGTACTGCGCATTGCCGATTACCCTGGCCTGCTGGTCTGGCGGACGGTGTCGATGATCGCCAACGAAGCGCTGGATGCGCTGCAAAAAGGGGTGGCCAGCGAGAAGGATATCGACACCGCCATGCGCCTTGGCGTGAATTACCCGAACGGGCCCATTGCCTGGGGGGAGCGTCTGGGCTGGCAACGGCTGTTAACGCTGCTGGAGAATTTGCAACGCCATTACGGCGAAGAACGCTATCGCCCTTGTTCACTGCTGCGCCAGCGTGCGCTTCTGGAGAGTAGCTATGAGTCATAA
- a CDS encoding amidohydrolase family protein yields MSDYLRNMINNQSITPPATLIKGATLLSMDDRVGNLERGDILIEGAKIVAIGENLAAEGARLIDATHMIAMPGLVDTHRHAWEGQLRRINPDAKTLEDYCNATHFSFARYYRPADIYIGNLLTALGCIDAGITTVIDNSHNSRTAAHSDAAVEALLDAGIRAVHASGAPVSGEWDRPHWPGNWQRLQEKYFQNNPESLVSLAVMAQLEPERWLEARRLGLPIVTEFFGGEMASQLEALHQQGLLGPDNIFNHCTALPDDGWKILRDAGVRVNVCPRSDAHYGIEDGMFALQSALRHGISPGLSVDNETSYSGDMFMEMRVAFYLQRVMGMHQQRCCGSAHTVNTLHTQQLLKAATVDGAACAGLQESIGSLTPGKQADLVLINAGDLNLYPSGNAFGTVVHAAERSNIHTVMIAGRIVKQDGNVLGVDITRLREAIDESRHHLFTSAGYEPDIFADAFLPLAQD; encoded by the coding sequence ATGAGCGATTACCTGAGAAATATGATTAACAATCAAAGCATAACCCCACCCGCCACGTTGATTAAGGGCGCAACCCTGCTCAGCATGGATGACAGGGTGGGTAATCTTGAGCGCGGCGATATCCTTATCGAAGGCGCAAAGATCGTCGCCATTGGTGAAAATCTGGCAGCAGAAGGCGCCCGCCTAATAGATGCCACACATATGATTGCCATGCCGGGCCTGGTAGATACCCATCGCCATGCCTGGGAGGGACAACTGCGCCGCATTAACCCCGACGCCAAAACGCTTGAAGATTACTGCAACGCCACGCACTTCTCGTTTGCCAGGTATTATCGCCCTGCCGATATTTATATCGGCAACCTGCTCACCGCCCTGGGGTGTATTGATGCCGGTATCACTACGGTGATTGATAATTCCCATAACAGCCGCACCGCTGCGCATTCGGACGCGGCCGTTGAGGCCCTGCTGGATGCAGGGATCCGCGCCGTACACGCTTCCGGTGCACCGGTGTCCGGAGAATGGGACCGCCCGCACTGGCCCGGTAACTGGCAGCGCCTGCAAGAAAAGTATTTCCAGAATAACCCTGAGAGTCTTGTTTCGCTGGCGGTCATGGCCCAGCTGGAACCGGAGAGATGGCTGGAGGCCCGCAGGCTGGGGTTGCCAATCGTGACCGAATTCTTTGGGGGTGAAATGGCGTCGCAGCTTGAGGCGCTGCATCAGCAGGGGCTTCTGGGGCCGGACAATATTTTTAATCACTGCACCGCACTGCCGGACGACGGATGGAAAATCCTGCGGGACGCGGGTGTACGCGTGAACGTCTGCCCCCGCTCCGATGCGCACTACGGTATCGAAGACGGCATGTTTGCCCTTCAGTCCGCACTACGCCACGGCATCAGCCCCGGCCTCAGCGTTGACAATGAAACGTCGTACAGCGGCGACATGTTTATGGAAATGCGCGTGGCTTTTTACCTCCAGCGCGTCATGGGCATGCATCAGCAGCGCTGCTGTGGTTCAGCGCACACCGTAAATACGCTTCATACCCAACAGCTCCTGAAAGCAGCCACCGTCGATGGTGCGGCCTGTGCAGGGTTACAGGAGAGCATCGGCAGCCTGACGCCGGGTAAACAGGCCGACCTGGTGCTTATTAACGCCGGCGATCTCAACCTCTATCCGTCCGGCAATGCATTTGGCACGGTGGTCCATGCGGCAGAGCGCAGCAACATCCATACCGTCATGATTGCCGGACGAATCGTGAAGCAAGACGGCAACGTGCTGGGGGTAGACATCACCCGCCTTCGCGAGGCCATTGATGAATCACGTCATCATCTCTTTACCTCAGCCGGGTATGAGCCGGACATATTTGCTGACGCCTTCCTGCCGCTGGCGCAGGATTAA
- the paaI gene encoding hydroxyphenylacetyl-CoA thioesterase PaaI: MSHNAWHNARTMYEQDACAQALGIDIIDMDDGYAVVTMTITPQMLNGHKTCHGGQLFSLADTAFAYACNSQGLAAVASGCSIDFLRPGFAGDTLTATARVKHQGKLTGVYDIEIQNQQQKTVALFRGKSHRIGGSVTGEA, translated from the coding sequence ATGAGTCATAACGCCTGGCATAACGCCCGCACCATGTATGAACAGGACGCCTGCGCCCAGGCGCTGGGGATCGACATCATCGACATGGACGATGGCTACGCGGTAGTGACGATGACCATCACCCCACAGATGCTCAACGGCCACAAAACCTGTCACGGAGGACAGCTGTTTTCACTGGCCGATACCGCCTTTGCCTACGCCTGCAACAGCCAGGGGCTGGCGGCAGTGGCGTCAGGCTGTTCAATCGATTTTCTGCGCCCGGGGTTTGCCGGCGACACGCTGACCGCCACCGCGCGGGTTAAGCATCAGGGCAAACTGACCGGCGTGTATGACATTGAAATTCAGAACCAACAACAGAAAACCGTTGCCCTGTTTCGCGGAAAATCTCACCGCATCGGCGGCAGTGTGACAGGAGAAGCCTGA
- the paaG gene encoding 2-(1,2-epoxy-1,2-dihydrophenyl)acetyl-CoA isomerase PaaG translates to MVEFILSHVEQGVMTLTLNRPERLNSFNDVMHQQLAECLKQAERDDTIRCLLITGAGRGFCAGQDLNDRNVDPNGPAPDLGMSVETFYNPLVRRLATLPKPVICAVNGVAAGAGATLALGCDMVIAARSATFVMAFSKLGLVPDCGGTWFLPRVAGRARAMGLALLGDKLSAEQAHAWGMIWQVVDDEHLSATAQQMALHFASQPTFGLGLIKQAINAAETNTLDAQLDLERDYQRLAGRSDDYREGVSAFLAKRAPTFTGK, encoded by the coding sequence ATCGTGGAATTTATTCTCAGTCATGTAGAACAAGGCGTGATGACCCTGACGCTGAACCGTCCGGAGCGTCTGAACAGCTTTAACGACGTGATGCATCAGCAACTCGCTGAGTGCCTGAAGCAGGCCGAGCGCGATGACACCATCCGCTGTCTGCTTATTACCGGGGCGGGGCGCGGCTTCTGCGCGGGTCAGGATCTTAATGACCGCAACGTCGACCCTAACGGTCCGGCGCCGGATCTGGGAATGTCCGTGGAGACGTTCTACAACCCGCTGGTTCGCCGTCTTGCGACGTTGCCGAAACCGGTGATTTGCGCGGTCAACGGCGTGGCCGCCGGGGCCGGGGCCACGCTGGCACTGGGGTGTGACATGGTCATTGCCGCCCGTTCTGCCACCTTTGTGATGGCCTTCAGCAAGCTCGGATTAGTGCCGGACTGCGGGGGAACATGGTTCCTGCCGCGCGTCGCCGGGCGCGCCCGCGCAATGGGGCTGGCGTTACTCGGAGACAAACTCAGCGCCGAACAGGCACACGCCTGGGGGATGATCTGGCAGGTGGTGGATGACGAACACCTCTCCGCCACGGCCCAGCAGATGGCGCTGCACTTTGCTTCTCAGCCCACCTTTGGTCTGGGGCTGATTAAGCAGGCGATTAACGCGGCAGAGACCAACACCCTCGACGCCCAGCTTGACCTGGAGCGCGATTATCAACGTCTGGCCGGTCGCAGCGACGACTACCGGGAAGGGGTCAGCGCCTTCCTTGCCAAACGCGCACCGACATTCACGGGGAAATAA
- the pcaF gene encoding 3-oxoadipyl-CoA thiolase encodes MRDAFICDGVRTPVGRYGGALASVRADDLGAVPLRALLARYPQLDLERIDDVIFGCANQAGEDNRNVARMSLLLAGLPQTVSGTTLNRLCGSGLDAIGFAARAIRAGDGDMLLAGGVESMSRAPFVMGKATAAFQRQAEIFDTTLGWRFVNPLMHQQFGTDSMPETAENVAELLNISRADQDAFALRSQQRTAQAQQNGILAQEIVPVQVPGKKGTVTEVSVDEHPRADTTLEQLAALKTPFRKNGVVTAGNASGVNDGAAALIIASESMAHAQGLVPRTRIVAMATAGVEPRLMGLGPVPATRKVLERAGLSINDMDVIELNEAFASQALGVLRQLGLPDDAEHVNPNGGAIALGHPLGMSGARLALAASNELHRRNGRYALCTMCIGVGQGIAMILERV; translated from the coding sequence ATGCGTGACGCTTTTATTTGTGATGGCGTTCGAACCCCGGTAGGGCGCTATGGCGGGGCGCTGGCCAGCGTTCGCGCCGACGATCTCGGCGCGGTGCCGCTGCGTGCGCTGCTGGCCCGTTATCCGCAACTCGACCTCGAGCGGATTGATGATGTGATCTTCGGCTGCGCCAACCAGGCGGGGGAAGATAACCGCAACGTGGCGCGTATGTCGCTGCTGCTGGCCGGACTGCCTCAGACGGTCTCCGGCACCACGCTGAACCGCCTGTGCGGTTCGGGTCTGGACGCGATTGGCTTTGCCGCACGGGCAATCAGGGCGGGCGATGGCGACATGCTGCTTGCAGGCGGCGTCGAATCAATGTCCCGGGCGCCGTTTGTGATGGGTAAAGCCACGGCGGCGTTCCAGCGTCAGGCGGAGATTTTCGACACCACACTCGGCTGGCGATTTGTGAATCCGCTCATGCATCAGCAATTCGGAACTGACAGCATGCCGGAAACGGCAGAGAATGTAGCTGAATTGTTAAATATCAGCCGGGCCGATCAGGATGCTTTCGCGCTGCGTAGCCAGCAGCGTACTGCTCAGGCGCAGCAGAACGGCATTCTGGCGCAGGAGATTGTGCCGGTGCAGGTGCCCGGCAAAAAAGGAACGGTTACGGAAGTTTCGGTAGATGAGCATCCCCGTGCTGATACCACGCTTGAACAACTTGCCGCGTTGAAAACACCGTTTCGCAAGAACGGTGTCGTGACGGCGGGTAACGCCTCCGGTGTAAACGATGGCGCTGCGGCGCTGATTATCGCCAGCGAGTCGATGGCGCACGCGCAAGGGCTTGTCCCGCGCACGCGGATCGTGGCGATGGCTACCGCTGGTGTGGAGCCACGTCTGATGGGCTTAGGACCGGTGCCAGCCACCCGCAAAGTGCTGGAACGTGCCGGGCTCAGCATCAACGATATGGACGTGATTGAGCTTAACGAAGCTTTCGCTTCTCAGGCGCTGGGCGTGTTACGTCAGTTGGGATTGCCGGATGACGCTGAACACGTCAACCCGAACGGAGGGGCCATTGCGTTGGGCCACCCGCTGGGCATGAGCGGTGCCAGACTGGCGCTGGCCGCGAGCAATGAATTGCATCGACGCAACGGGCGCTATGCGCTGTGTACGATGTGCATCGGTGTGGGTCAGGGCATTGCCATGATCCTTGAGCGTGTTTGA
- the paaY gene encoding phenylacetic acid degradation protein PaaY encodes MPVYQIDGLTPVVPDESYVHPTAVLIGDVILGKGVYVGPNASLRGDFGRIVVKDGANIQDNCVMHGFPEQDTVVEEDGHIGHSAILHGCIIRRNALVGMNAVIMDGAVIGENSIVGAAAFVKAKAEMPANHLIIGSPAKAIRVLSEQEIAWKKQGTREYQVLVDRCKLTLHQVEPLREVEPGRKRLEFDEDLRPKSAS; translated from the coding sequence ATGCCCGTTTATCAAATTGACGGTCTGACGCCGGTGGTGCCTGATGAGAGCTACGTTCACCCGACGGCGGTGCTCATCGGCGACGTGATCCTGGGCAAAGGCGTGTATGTTGGCCCGAATGCCAGCCTGCGAGGCGATTTTGGCCGGATTGTGGTGAAAGACGGCGCGAACATTCAGGATAACTGCGTCATGCACGGTTTCCCGGAGCAGGACACGGTGGTGGAAGAGGACGGACATATCGGCCACAGCGCGATTCTGCATGGCTGTATTATCCGCCGTAACGCCCTGGTAGGGATGAACGCGGTGATCATGGACGGCGCGGTGATTGGCGAAAACAGCATTGTCGGCGCGGCGGCCTTTGTGAAAGCGAAAGCGGAGATGCCCGCCAACCATTTGATCATTGGCAGTCCGGCAAAAGCGATACGTGTGCTGAGCGAGCAGGAAATTGCCTGGAAGAAGCAGGGCACGCGTGAGTATCAGGTGCTGGTGGATCGCTGCAAGCTGACCCTGCATCAGGTCGAACCCCTGCGCGAAGTGGAGCCCGGTCGAAAACGTCTGGAGTTTGACGAGGATCTGCGACCAAAATCGGCGTCATGA
- a CDS encoding omptin family outer membrane protease, whose translation MTRNTLLLTMMAAFSGAVYAGETQFTPNFSPDSVTVSASGGMLSGKSHEMVYDDVTGRKISQLDWKIKNVAILKGDISWDAYPFLTLNARGWTSLASGSGHMDDYDWMNERQSSWTDHSTHPATNVNYANEYDLNVKGWILQGESYKAGVTAGYQETRFSWTATGGSYNYDNGTNTGNFPAGERGIGYSQRFSMPYIGLVGQYRINNFEFNGLFKFSDWVRAHDNDEHYMRDLTFREKTSDSRYYGASVDAGYYVTPHAKVFAEFAYSRYKEGKGGTQIIDTNTGESGSIGGDAAGISNKNYTVTAGLQYRF comes from the coding sequence ATGACAAGAAATACGCTTTTACTGACGATGATGGCCGCCTTTTCAGGCGCAGTATACGCAGGGGAAACGCAATTTACGCCGAATTTCTCACCTGACAGCGTCACCGTTTCAGCCTCGGGCGGGATGCTCAGCGGGAAATCCCATGAAATGGTGTATGACGACGTCACAGGCAGAAAAATCAGCCAACTGGACTGGAAAATTAAAAATGTCGCCATCCTGAAAGGCGATATTTCCTGGGATGCGTACCCTTTCCTGACCCTGAACGCACGCGGCTGGACCTCGCTGGCATCCGGGTCGGGTCATATGGATGACTATGACTGGATGAACGAAAGACAATCCAGCTGGACAGATCATTCGACGCATCCGGCAACTAACGTCAATTATGCCAATGAATACGATCTCAATGTAAAAGGCTGGATATTGCAGGGCGAAAGTTATAAAGCGGGCGTGACTGCCGGTTATCAGGAAACCCGTTTTAGCTGGACGGCGACCGGTGGCTCTTATAATTATGATAACGGTACCAACACGGGGAATTTCCCGGCGGGCGAACGCGGTATTGGTTATAGCCAGCGCTTCTCAATGCCTTATATTGGGCTTGTGGGGCAGTATCGTATTAATAATTTCGAATTTAATGGCCTGTTTAAATTCAGTGACTGGGTGCGCGCTCATGATAACGACGAACACTATATGCGCGACCTGACCTTCCGCGAGAAAACCTCAGACTCTCGCTATTATGGTGCGTCAGTGGATGCAGGATATTACGTCACGCCACACGCCAAAGTCTTTGCCGAGTTCGCGTATAGCCGTTACAAAGAGGGCAAAGGCGGCACGCAGATTATTGATACTAACACGGGCGAATCCGGGTCAATTGGCGGTGATGCGGCGGGCATTTCCAACAAAAACTATACCGTTACCGCCGGTCTGCAATACCGGTTCTGA
- a CDS encoding DUF1330 domain-containing protein, whose amino-acid sequence MNKGYLIAHVTVTDPAAYAEYANAAGEALQGFNPRVIVWSGEYENLEGEAHERHVVLEFDSYAEAKRFYNSPGYVAARKLRAGAATGTFVVVEGA is encoded by the coding sequence ATGAATAAAGGTTATTTAATCGCCCACGTGACCGTCACAGATCCTGCTGCCTATGCAGAATATGCGAACGCTGCCGGGGAAGCGCTGCAGGGGTTCAACCCCCGGGTCATCGTCTGGTCAGGGGAATATGAAAATCTCGAAGGGGAGGCGCATGAACGCCATGTCGTTTTAGAGTTTGATTCGTATGCTGAGGCCAAACGTTTTTATAACAGTCCCGGGTACGTGGCCGCCAGAAAGCTGCGCGCGGGGGCGGCAACCGGGACATTTGTTGTGGTTGAAGGGGCTTAA